In Balaenoptera acutorostrata chromosome 3, mBalAcu1.1, whole genome shotgun sequence, the genomic stretch TGTGGCCCACTGCATCCTGAATAGGTCCGTATTTTGCACCTGTTGTACCTCATTTCATTTGTGCATTGGCTGATCATCTCTGTCTGTGTGATTTTTGTTCCATATACACACACCTCCCCCAGGGGCAGGAGCTGGGTCTTAATTACCTGTGTAGCCCCAAcctctggcacagtgcctggcacccaggagatgctcagtaaatggctGCTACCTCAGTACACAAGCAGCTTCGGGGATGGCGGGTGAGGACGTCTTGGTGACCCCTCTGTCACACTCATCCCAGATCACCATGTACCCAAACGTCTTCATGCGTGGCGTGCAGCTTCCCGGGCAATTGCTCACTTCCCCTGGCCTCACTAGAGAATGACTGTCTTGTTTCCTTGAGATCTGTATGTGGCACGGCCCGTCCCACAAGGATGTGGCCGTATGAGTTGAATCTCGGGGTTTAGGGTTGAGTTGTGGGTACCAGGAAGATACCTCAGGAATCAGTCCAGCACATCTCCCCCTATCTTCATGGGGCTTCGTGACCAGGATGTGACACTGTGTGCCCTTAAGCAATTGTGTCCATTTCCTCGTCTCCCTGTTAAAAGGTGGCTAGGGAACTTTGAATTCTCAAAGCTATGAGCCTTAGCATGGTACAGGATGGTTTTTAAGAAGCACGTGAAGATCTCCATTCTGTCGTATTCGGGTTGGTTGGCGTGAATGAGTGTATGTTGTGTGTGACAAGTATAGCCCAGTGTTCTTTTATATGTGACTGTGAATGTCCTTAACAAATGTGATACAGAGCGTGTTGTGAGACCGGGTGTGTTTCCCTATGTGTATCCGTAGGGCTGTAACTGTCATGGTGTCACGGTGAGTTTATGTGCTGGCACCTGTTTGTGTCAAGATATGTGTGAGCCTGTGAGTCGTGTGTGCATATGTCTCCATCATTTCCTGgcgtgaatgtgtgtgtgtgcacgcaccaCTGCAACGTGTGCATCTCTGTGATGCTGGGTGTGGGTGTGGCATGAAGGGGAGGATGTGTGTCACTGTGTCTGCAGGGGTCCTGCGTCTGAGCCACCCCCAGCCcgccctcctcctccagctctgtgGCTCCTCCTAGGCagtggccctgcccctcccctcttctccctcccaacCGGTCTGTGCGGGGGGAGCTGGTGCTgcggcccccccccacccctccccatccagGCCCCATAAATAGCTGCAGAGCCGGAGTCGGAGCCTGCGCCAGCGGCTGGAACAGCAAGGGAGTCAGGGCCAGGGCcagagagctggagagaggaGCCCCCGACTAGAGCCCAGGTGAGCCCACCCTTCCTCCCtagcccagccccagcccggcCCAGCCTGGCCCAGTCTCCATAACAACATCGCCCCCAGCCTCCAGAGAGGTCTCTAGTCCTGCCCAATACCCTCACCATCACATGCCCCTGCCCAACTCAGGGGACCTGTGAGAGCTGGGAGACTTGTGGCTGGAATTCAGAGGACCCCTTCAACTCAGACCCTCCCTCACGTATCCAGAAAGGCACACGCTGTGGGGAGGGGCTACCCAGCCAGGGAAGGGTCCCAGTTCTGAGGGAGGTACGGGAACTGTCACACCCTCCTGAAGACAGACACCCGACTAGGGGACAGACACGGGGTGGGGGCATTCAGACACACCAACGGACACTCACTGGGGAAGCACGACATGGGATCAGACAGCCTCACCCTGAGATGTGGACAGACAAAGATAGATGGATGGCCCCGCCATGAACTCAGGCCAGCGGACCCCTGCCTGCTGCTGCCCGAAGCTTGGTGCCTCTGCTGGGGGAGGGTGGCGTGCGTGCATCCCACGGGCTGCATGGAGGGGGCTGAGGCTCCCCAAAAATCCTGTCGCTAAGAGACAGTGCCAGTGCTGCCAAGAAGTGTGAGaacaggggaggtggggaggaaagcCAGCGTTGTCATAGTGGGAGCCACTGCCAGGAACCTGGAGGAGATTTCAGCAGGGACCGGGCTCTGCTTCTCACTCTGCAAGCCCACCATCCCTCCCTTTCCGTCAGCCAACCAGAAGGTGAGTCGGGGGAGGTGGATGGGGACAGCCCCGCAGGGTACCTTCCAATCTGCTTCCTCCTGCCCACTGCAGCCTCCATTCCTGACCATCCTCTTCAGACTGGCAGGGACCCCTTGCCCCAGTTCAGCTCCTTCGAGCCAGGACTGAGTGCAGCGCTGACTCAGACATCAGTCAGGAAATAGCAGAAGGTGCTGAGGTAGCAGAAAGTGTGGATCAATTGATGGCCTAGGAGCAAGGCTGCCAGGAACCCCCCGAGCCCTCTAGCCCTCTCCAGCCCCATCCACGCATATGAAGCCAGCAGGGGTGACAGGGGCACTGGGCTATGTAGGAGTGGGGGGCTCGggtcctccaccctccccagctCAGTGCTCAGGGGAAGCTGAGCGAGGTCACTGGGAAGCAGGTCCATGAGATGCCAGGGCCTCAGGGAGAAGGGCAAGGGGGTGGGCCCCTGGCTCCCAGAGACAGACCCCTCCCCTGGCAGGTGTTCCCCTTCCAGCGTCCAGGCCATCTGCTCTGTCCCCCCAGGGACATGTCCGGCCCGGAGATGGCATGGGTGCCTGAGCCCCCAGCCATGACGCTGGGGGCCTCGAGAGTGGAGCTGCGGGTGTCCTGCCACGGCCTCCTAGACCGAGACACGCTCACCAAGCCTCACCCCTGTGTGCTGCTCAAGCTCCACTCCGATGAGCAGTGGGTGGAGGTGAGAGCGGCTAGGATCTCCTTCACTCACCTCCGGGACTGAGAGGGAGGAGGCTGGTGGGGGCAGTGAAAGCCTCATGGGGGACCGTCAGGACTCCCAGGGGCCTCTTCCAGGCTGTGTGGGTAACCCTGCAGATGGGGGTGCCATCATTACACACACAAACCATTTTACAGATTCCAAAGCCCACAGAGTCCCGCTGGGTCCTGAGATCGCCCCCGAAGTCAGTGGCACCACTCCCAAATATGAGAGCCCCAGCAGGCTGACGGTCCTGGGGCCTGGCAGCACCCTGAGCTTGGGGTTCAGCCCAGGGAGAGAAGAGCTAGTCGCTGGGGTGCGGAAGCCTGAGGAAGGCGGGCAAGACCGGGGCGGTCCAGGGCAAGGCAAAGCAGCCCGGGTTCCCAGAAGGCACGCTCCCCTCTGCCGCAGGTGGAGCGCACAGAGGTGTTGCGCTCCTGCTCCAGCCCTGTCTTCTCCCGGGTGCTGGCCCTCGAGTACTTCTTTGAGGAGAAGCAACCCCTGCAGTTCCACGTGTTTGATGCCGAGGACGGAGCCACCAGCCCCCGCAATGACACCTTCCTCGGCTCTACCGAGTGCACCTTGGGCCAGGTCTgcattcccaccccacccccacccccatcgcTCTGCCTCTGGAAGCCAAAAGAAGACAGAGGATAAGATCTGGAGCTAGTTCAGTCGGGGCTTGGACCCCGCCCGTCTCCACCATTCACCAGCTGTGCAGCCTTGGGCTagatatttaacctctctgagtcttagttccCTCATCTAAACAATGCGGGTCACAGTGCCTACCCGTTAAGGTTGCTGCGGAAATTAAGTCCAATCCTAGCCCAAGTGCAGCCCCTGTGAGAGCTCAAAGGGCACTTATTACCCTGTCCCTTGTACCCTGGCCAAAGCAGGTGGGGGCGTCACAGCTGGGtccccctccacctccatccccaggTTGTGTCACAGACCAAGGTCACTAAGCCGCTGCTACTGAAGAATGGGAAGAACGCGGGCAAGTCCACCATCACGGTAGGCAAAGTCACCTGTACTCACCCTCCGGCAGGGCATTCAATGCCCCTGCATGGACATCCATGGTGACATCATGCCCAGGGCTAGCTCCCACCTAAGGGAAAGGGCCCTGTGGGAGTGGGTTGGGGGAATCCTGTCATTTGCGTCCGCCTTGCAGATCGTGGCCGAAGAGGTATCTGGCACCAATGACTATGTGCAGCTCACCTTCAGAGCCCACAAGCTGGACAACAAGGTTGGAAACCCAGAGTCCAGGTCCCCATCTCTACTGTTAGGGAGCCTAGCCCCCCTACTCAGGACAAAGCCCAGGTCCCAGCGCTGCTCCCTTCTTGGTGTTACCCACTTCCCCCTCAGACCTCACCAGACTCATGGACACTTTCCCCCATGTCCCCAGGATCTGTTCAGCAAGTCTGACCCTTTCATGGAGATCTATAAGACCAATGGGGACCAGAGCGACCAGCTGGTCTGGAGGACAGAGGTtggtgcctggggctggggggaaggagggaggaaggggacagcAGGGGAAACTAGATCGGGGGTGACCAGCTCTCTGTGCCTCTTCAAGGTGGTGAAGAACAATCTGAACCCCAGCTGGGAGCCGTTCCGTCTGTCCCTGCACTCCCTGTGCAGCTGCGATGTCCGCCGGCCTCTCAAGGTGAGGCCCCCGCAAACAAGGGCAGCCTGTTGGAGCATCCGGCCTCTGCCGGAGAccgttcccccacccccacccccgagtGTGGcaagcccctccctctcccccatgtGATACCCCTTCCCACTGCGGGTAAAGAACCAGTCACAGCTCAGTGTTCCTATGTGTGTGCCTCCTAGCAGAGGCCAAAGTCCCTGCCGGACTGAGCCAAAGGATGAAGTTCAGCAAGTGGCTTCTCTAGGCAGGTTGAGGACATCTGTTTGGGCCTAGCAACTGTTGGGCCCCTACCACCCTGagtccctcctcctgcccccaggaacCTCTGCAAAGCCTCCCCGACCCTGACTGCCCCACCCCCCTTGCCTTCTCAGTTCCTGGTGTATGACTATGACTCCAGTGGGAAGCATGACTTCATCGGCGAGTTCACCAGCACCTTCCAGGAGATGCAGGAAGGAACAGCAAACCCTGGGCAGGAGGTACCAAAAAGACCCTCAGCCAGAATCCCACCAAGATCCCTGGGAGAATCCTGAGGGTGATGCTAAAGAACCCCCCCACACGTGATAGGAGGTGGAGAGGGTGGAAAGCCCTGGGCTCAGCCTGAGGACTGAGCCATGGGGGTCTCACTCTGGGAGGCTCCGctggaagggggaggaagggtcACGTGATGTGACCCTGGGCTTGTGGGGTATGTGGGGTCTAGATGCAGTGGGACTGTATCAACCCCAAGTACCGGGACAAGAAGAAGAATTACAAGAGCTCAGGGACCGTAGTGCTGGCCCAATGCACGGTAAATTCCAGTGCCCGCCTCaagccctgccccaccccgacccccgAGGCAACCTCAGATTCAACCCTGCCCTCATTTCAAAGATCATTTCCCTGCTCCTGGGAACTGAGAACCCTTCCCTATCCACCACCAGCTTCAACCTCAAAAACTctggcccctcccttccccctacaGAAGCCCCACCCAGCTTCCTCCTCAAGGGACCATCCCTCCACCttactccctccttcccaccaggtGGAGAAGGTGCACACCTTCCTGGATTACATCATGGGCGGCTGCCAGATCAACTTCACGGTAAAGACCCAGGGGATGGGGACAtggccaagggggaggggctAGGCCCATAGTGAACAGAAGAGCCCAGAATCCCCACTGCCCCTACTTGAACCTCTCGTGAGCCTTAGCGTGGTCAGCTTGTTCCCCTCACCCGACTCTATGATGAGACTACCTGTGGGCTTGTTTAGATTCACCTTAGGCCTCCCTACAGGCCCTAGCTCTGGCCCAGCCTCTCTGTTGGCGCTCACGGATGCACCATAACACTTTCCCCATCTCCACCAGGTGGCCATTGACTTCACCGCCTCCAATGGGGACCCAAGGAGCAGCCAGTCCCTGCACTGCCTGAGCCCCCGCCAGCCCAACCACTACCTGCAGGCCCTGCGTGCAGTGGGAGGCATCTGCCAGGACTACGACAGGTAGCAGGCGGTCGGGGTGTTGGACAGGCAGGGGCGCCTTGCCCAATGGGCCCCCACAGACTTTTCTTCTCCCCA encodes the following:
- the CPNE6 gene encoding copine-6; its protein translation is MSGPEMAWVPEPPAMTLGASRVELRVSCHGLLDRDTLTKPHPCVLLKLHSDEQWVEVERTEVLRSCSSPVFSRVLALEYFFEEKQPLQFHVFDAEDGATSPRNDTFLGSTECTLGQVVSQTKVTKPLLLKNGKNAGKSTITIVAEEVSGTNDYVQLTFRAHKLDNKDLFSKSDPFMEIYKTNGDQSDQLVWRTEVVKNNLNPSWEPFRLSLHSLCSCDVRRPLKFLVYDYDSSGKHDFIGEFTSTFQEMQEGTANPGQEMQWDCINPKYRDKKKNYKSSGTVVLAQCTVEKVHTFLDYIMGGCQINFTVAIDFTASNGDPRSSQSLHCLSPRQPNHYLQALRAVGGICQDYDSDKRFPAFGFGARIPPNFEVSHDFAINFDPENPECEEISGVITSYRRCLPQIQLYGPTNVAPIINRVAGPAQREQSTGQATKYSVLLVLTDGVVSDMAETRAAIVRASRLPMSIIIVGVGNADFSDMRLLDGDDGPLRCPRGVPAARDIVQFVPFRDFKDAAPSALAKCVLAEVPRQVVEYYASQGISPGPPRSCTPATTPSPSL